Proteins from a genomic interval of Sporolactobacillus sp. Y61:
- the ligD gene encoding non-homologous end-joining DNA ligase — protein sequence MNKEAQMLLEEEINITHPDKIIWADPEINKVQFLSYLVAVAPVMLPFLRQRALTVIRFPHGAEGPSFFQKNCPDYAPDYVMTAVYRETRAILCNNLRTLIWLGNQLALEYHLPFSRVDSSGPVEIVFDLDPPDDSKFALAIKAAQEMKSIFDRLNIRSFPKLTGSRGLQIHIPLRPASLTYQETRLFTSFVASLLVDAYPDLFTTERLKRRRGGKLYIDYVQHAPGKTMICPYSPRGKAGGKVAAPLFWEEVNEQLQRNRYTIPEMLKRIKHKGNPMAGYFETDNQVLIHIVWKLKEKTFQNNFTH from the coding sequence ATGAATAAAGAGGCACAGATGTTACTTGAAGAGGAAATCAACATCACACATCCGGATAAGATCATCTGGGCTGATCCTGAGATTAACAAGGTTCAGTTTCTTTCCTACCTTGTCGCGGTCGCACCGGTCATGCTGCCTTTTTTAAGGCAGCGGGCGCTGACGGTGATTCGCTTCCCTCATGGAGCGGAGGGCCCGTCTTTTTTTCAAAAAAACTGTCCGGATTATGCGCCGGATTACGTGATGACGGCAGTTTACAGAGAAACACGGGCCATACTCTGTAACAATTTACGAACGCTGATCTGGCTGGGAAATCAGCTGGCTCTCGAATATCATCTTCCCTTCAGTCGTGTGGATTCATCCGGACCGGTGGAAATTGTCTTTGATCTGGATCCACCGGATGATTCGAAGTTTGCCCTTGCGATTAAGGCGGCGCAGGAAATGAAATCCATCTTTGACCGCCTGAATATTCGAAGCTTCCCTAAACTTACCGGAAGCAGAGGGCTGCAGATTCATATCCCTCTCCGGCCGGCATCACTGACGTATCAGGAGACGCGTCTGTTTACATCATTTGTCGCAAGCCTTCTCGTTGACGCTTATCCGGACCTGTTTACGACAGAAAGGCTGAAGAGGCGACGTGGCGGGAAGCTGTATATTGATTATGTGCAGCATGCACCTGGTAAAACCATGATCTGCCCGTATTCACCACGTGGAAAGGCGGGCGGGAAAGTCGCAGCACCCCTGTTCTGGGAGGAGGTCAACGAACAGCTGCAGAGGAATCGATATACCATTCCAGAAATGTTGAAAAGGATCAAACACAAGGGCAACCCGATGGCGGGTTATTTTGAAACTGACAATCAAGTCCTGATTCATATTGTATGGAAACTGAAAGAAAAAACTTTTCAAAATAATTTTACACACTAA
- a CDS encoding DNA ligase: MKWEPIIPFEPVMSDEIPDGKEWIHQVKWDGVRVLAYFEGTETRLFNRHGNERTAVFPEIARAQNYLSASSAIVDGEVIALDTSGKPSFHEVMRRDGISRMEKIPVLRREVPITYMIFDLIYRDGEWIDQVPLERRCDMLSDVLIETGQVRRVTSEEDGFALYQAVKQQGMEGIVSKNLNSKYLIKGKNGSWKKIKTERDLIAVIGGVTRRSSRFNALMLGLYNRQGQLVYIGRAGPGRLSEQQWQIFTNHVGLIKTSVCPFSNPPEAIKDVQWLKPDLTVKVVYREWTRGGNLRQPVIQAITGHQAAAGLFEDESHE, encoded by the coding sequence ATGAAATGGGAGCCGATCATCCCTTTTGAACCGGTTATGTCCGATGAAATACCTGATGGAAAGGAATGGATTCATCAGGTCAAGTGGGATGGCGTGAGAGTACTGGCTTATTTTGAGGGAACAGAGACGCGTCTGTTTAACCGGCACGGGAACGAACGGACGGCAGTCTTTCCTGAAATTGCACGAGCTCAGAATTACCTGTCCGCTTCATCGGCCATTGTTGATGGTGAAGTGATTGCTCTGGATACATCTGGAAAGCCTTCTTTCCATGAAGTAATGAGGCGTGACGGGATCAGTCGTATGGAAAAAATACCTGTTCTTCGCCGGGAAGTTCCGATTACCTATATGATTTTTGATTTAATTTATCGCGATGGCGAGTGGATTGATCAAGTTCCACTCGAAAGAAGATGCGACATGCTGTCAGATGTGCTGATCGAGACTGGCCAGGTCCGCAGGGTCACTTCTGAAGAGGATGGATTTGCTCTATATCAGGCTGTGAAGCAGCAGGGCATGGAGGGCATCGTATCGAAAAATCTGAACAGCAAATACTTGATCAAGGGGAAAAATGGGTCATGGAAGAAAATCAAAACGGAGCGGGATCTCATTGCCGTAATCGGTGGTGTGACGCGGCGGTCATCCCGGTTCAATGCGCTGATGCTTGGTCTCTATAACAGACAGGGCCAGCTTGTTTATATTGGTCGTGCGGGGCCGGGCAGACTTTCGGAACAGCAGTGGCAGATCTTCACCAATCATGTCGGGCTGATCAAAACCTCTGTCTGCCCGTTTAGCAACCCGCCGGAAGCCATCAAAGATGTGCAGTGGCTGAAACCGGATCTGACCGTTAAGGTGGTCTACAGGGAGTGGACGCGGGGAGGCAATCTTCGGCAGCCGGTGATTCAGGCGATTACCGGACATCAGGCCGCGGCCGGCCTGTTTGAGGATGAGTCGCATGAATAA
- a CDS encoding Ku protein — protein MRTMWKGSIQFGLVYIPIKLYTATEDKDIKLRMLHKDCMAPIQYTRTCSKCGKSVAGEDIVKAYEFSPGRFVPISGQEMSDLQEDGNKSIEIIHFVNLSEIDPIYFEKSYFIGPDSGQGLRAYSLLRQSISDSSKIGLANIIIRSKQHLAAIRSYGNGMLLETLYYPDEVRHMNEVPGLGDVTIQNDEKELSIAGQLISQLTAAFEPKKYKDDYRMKLEKLIQDKVAGIPPEKKKAPAAQTSVVDLLSALEASVRESKPKKRAGGRRKKTVG, from the coding sequence ATGCGTACCATGTGGAAGGGCTCCATACAATTCGGACTGGTTTATATTCCCATTAAACTATATACCGCGACAGAAGATAAAGACATCAAATTACGCATGCTGCATAAGGACTGCATGGCTCCGATTCAATACACGCGAACCTGTTCAAAATGCGGCAAATCCGTTGCCGGTGAGGACATTGTCAAGGCCTATGAATTTTCACCGGGGCGGTTTGTGCCAATCAGTGGACAGGAAATGAGCGATTTGCAGGAAGACGGAAATAAGAGCATCGAAATCATCCATTTTGTCAATCTCAGTGAAATTGATCCCATTTACTTTGAAAAGTCATATTTTATCGGTCCGGACAGCGGACAAGGGCTGCGTGCCTATTCACTGCTCCGTCAGTCAATCAGCGATTCCAGCAAGATTGGACTGGCCAATATCATCATTCGTTCCAAGCAGCATCTGGCTGCTATACGCAGTTATGGAAACGGCATGTTGCTCGAAACCCTGTATTATCCGGATGAAGTACGTCATATGAATGAGGTTCCCGGACTCGGGGATGTGACAATCCAGAATGACGAAAAAGAGCTCTCGATTGCCGGGCAGTTGATCAGCCAGCTGACGGCCGCATTCGAACCGAAAAAATATAAAGACGATTATCGGATGAAACTTGAGAAACTGATACAGGACAAAGTTGCCGGTATTCCGCCAGAAAAGAAAAAGGCTCCCGCAGCGCAGACCAGTGTTGTCGACCTCCTGTCGGCGCTGGAGGCCAGTGTCAGAGAATCAAAGCCGAAGAAAAGGGCAGGCGGACGCAGGAAGAAGACAGTCGGATGA
- a CDS encoding XTP/dITP diphosphatase, giving the protein MTRILIASNNQGKIKEIKKILADFDVDVFSLKDLNVTIDVPETGKTFRDNAALKAETLSQKMNLPALADDSGLCVDALGGEPGIFSARYAGPDKNSEHNIDKLLNHLKGVPVEKRTAHFTCVLALSLPGRKTHFAEGHCSGVITDKRRGADGFGYDPVFFVPEEQMTFAEMGEDVKNRISHRAKALQELKAKWTEWMGAGQ; this is encoded by the coding sequence GTGACACGTATTCTGATTGCATCAAATAATCAGGGGAAGATTAAAGAAATAAAAAAAATACTGGCGGATTTTGATGTGGATGTGTTTTCATTGAAAGATCTGAATGTAACCATTGACGTGCCTGAAACAGGCAAAACTTTTCGTGACAACGCTGCTCTGAAGGCAGAAACCCTTTCCCAAAAAATGAATCTGCCGGCGCTTGCCGACGATTCAGGGCTGTGTGTTGACGCTCTGGGTGGTGAACCGGGGATCTTCTCCGCACGGTATGCCGGGCCTGATAAAAACAGCGAACATAATATCGATAAACTGCTTAATCATTTAAAAGGTGTCCCGGTTGAGAAGCGGACGGCTCACTTTACCTGCGTTCTTGCGCTCAGCCTGCCTGGCAGAAAGACACACTTCGCTGAGGGACACTGTTCCGGCGTGATTACAGATAAAAGAAGAGGTGCCGATGGTTTCGGTTATGATCCGGTCTTTTTCGTTCCGGAAGAACAGATGACCTTCGCAGAAATGGGTGAGGATGTAAAAAACAGGATCAGCCACCGGGCAAAGGCTTTGCAGGAGCTCAAAGCGAAATGGACAGAATGGATGGGGGCCGGTCAATGA
- a CDS encoding GerMN domain-containing protein gives MIRRSFFVLASVIVLLSFTLLSACGDKDSEPDTIKYVKDRQALKEASKNATYIQRTLYLSDANGLLIPQVTGLPESGAPESQVLNYLVKGGPVTELLPNGFQTVLPAETEVVNVDMDKRGNLTVDFSREFLETRPEDQERAVQSVVWTLTEFNTVKSVSISVDGKVLDEWPDTRRSIGRGLTRQDGINTTFGDVSDVAASGSLTVFYLTTYKNKTYEVPVTVRAITGNDRVSDLVSALVDEPADSPFISTFNPDTRLIDKPMIKDGVVSLHFNDAVYEDKAAKTISERALRCLVRTLTSQKGINKVEIKAGDSDKVMLESGKTLTGPVSESMVSASGL, from the coding sequence TTTGTACTGGCTTCGGTTATAGTGTTGTTATCTTTTACGCTGTTGTCTGCGTGCGGAGATAAGGACAGCGAGCCTGACACGATAAAATATGTTAAAGACAGGCAGGCATTGAAGGAGGCATCAAAAAACGCAACATACATTCAGCGGACACTCTATCTTTCCGATGCGAACGGCCTGCTTATACCGCAAGTTACAGGTTTGCCTGAATCCGGCGCACCTGAAAGTCAGGTTCTGAATTATCTCGTCAAAGGGGGGCCGGTGACGGAACTCCTGCCTAATGGCTTCCAGACCGTTCTTCCTGCCGAAACGGAGGTCGTCAATGTGGATATGGATAAGCGTGGTAATCTGACGGTCGATTTTTCCAGGGAGTTTCTTGAGACACGGCCTGAGGACCAGGAGCGTGCCGTCCAGTCAGTGGTCTGGACACTGACGGAATTTAATACTGTAAAAAGTGTTTCCATCAGTGTGGACGGTAAAGTCCTGGACGAATGGCCGGATACCAGACGGTCGATCGGCAGAGGCCTGACACGCCAGGACGGGATTAATACCACATTCGGCGATGTTTCAGATGTTGCGGCCAGTGGATCATTGACTGTTTTTTATCTCACGACGTATAAAAACAAAACCTATGAAGTTCCGGTTACCGTACGAGCGATCACGGGAAATGACAGAGTATCCGACCTGGTTTCTGCACTGGTCGATGAACCTGCGGACAGTCCGTTCATCTCAACTTTCAATCCCGACACACGTCTGATTGATAAACCCATGATAAAAGATGGCGTAGTATCTCTGCACTTTAACGATGCCGTCTATGAGGATAAAGCGGCAAAGACAATCAGTGAACGGGCGCTCCGCTGTCTTGTCAGGACACTGACCAGTCAGAAAGGAATCAATAAAGTCGAGATAAAAGCGGGAGATTCGGATAAAGTGATGCTGGAGTCCGGTAAAACACTGACGGGTCCGGTTTCAGAATCCATGGTGAGTGCTTCAGGCCTATAA